In Zingiber officinale cultivar Zhangliang chromosome 3B, Zo_v1.1, whole genome shotgun sequence, a single window of DNA contains:
- the LOC122055203 gene encoding uncharacterized protein LOC122055203, producing the protein MASFGKLKIKFDGDDTIHASSKRKGQPATIGKGKGKIASTSTNNSLQVETMLESTDTETTRTSRGRTHLDKLTKQRVQGIRKEVRFNKLGQPVGGATIAMQSYIGLLAREKVKISYKTWKQVPNEVKELIWESVNLTYDVPPSWKKGCLNSASNKWRQFKSHLTQTFISKKLDKLEELDEPPSGYGLARDDWISFVRTRMSDDFIKLSEQQKEKRKKNIYPHRLARKGYARYAEEIANELCDDDEINRAIIWKKGRVNKEGKFDGQELKQTIDKIDDYIQQKREGTLEINGTKEDILTKALNSREHSGRVRVVGGHITPSLFFNGSRWKTNHVDRELPIEQKRELVEARKLIQDQDTRIQNLEAIVYKKGAWGSDIDDKGSCSVKLPQQNDNKPNTDKTFPSHEEFNDVEMQVVDKEVALQGKSVILTLDSSTDIVAYGTVVEVIGVNHSLHGVPLPKNCMRVSIDEAMQKSACLPVPIPNECETIGDAVGTHVAWPKHLLMLRQKRALENGRKLSIALDYEVFQDDYELNLHLEDISALYHLEPISGNCVVVYIW; encoded by the exons ATGGCATCCTTtggaaagcttaaaatcaaatttgaTGGTGATGACACAATTCATGCTTCAAGCAAGAGAAAAGGACAACCTGCAACGATTGGGAAGGGCAAAGGAAAAATTGCATCTACATCCACTAACAACAGTTTACAGGTTGAGACAATGCTGGAATCTACAGACACTGAAACAACAAGAACATCTAGAGGTCGTACCCATCTGGATAAGCTTACTAAACAAAGGGTTCAAGGAATTCGAAAGGAGGTAAGATTTAATAAACTTGGACAGCCAGTAGGAGGAGCTACTATTGCaatgcaaagttacattggcTTGCTTGCTCGAGAAAAGGTCAAGATATCTTACAAGACGTGGAAACAAGTTCCAAATGAAGTTAAAGAATTGATATGGGAATCAGTTAAT CTGACATATGATGTTCCCCCAAGTTGGAAGAAGGGATGTTTGAATTCAGCAAGTAATAAGTGGCGTCAGTTTAAATCCCATCTCACTCAGACATTCATTTCGAAGAAGCTTGACAAACTCGAAGAGTTGGATGAACCACCTAGCGGCTATGGTCTTGCAAGAGATGATTGGATTTCTTTTGTCAGGACTCGCATGTCTGATGACTTTATT AAACTAAGTGAACAAcagaaggagaaaagaaagaagaacataTACCCCCATCGCCTTGCTCGTAAAGGATATGCACGATAtgctgaagaaata gcaaatgaATTATGTGACGATGATGaaatcaatagagctattatttGGAAGAAAGGAAGGGTTAATAAAGAAGGGAAATTTGATGGCCAAGAGTTGAAACAAACAATAGACAAGATT gatgattatatacAACAGAAGCGTGAGGGTACACTCGAAATTAATGGGACAAAAGAAGATATTCTTACGAAAGCACTCAATTCAAGAGAACATAGTGGACGTGTGAGGGTTGTTGGAGGTCATATCACTCCATCATTGTTCTTTAATGGTAGTAGATGGAAGACTAACCATGTTGATAGAGAGCTACCGATTGAGCAAAAGAGAGAGTTGGTGGAGGCTAGAAAATTAATTCAAGACCAAGATACACGCATTCAAAACCTTGAAGCAATTGTCTACAAAAAGGGTGCATGGGGCAGTGACATTGATGACAAAGGAAGTTGCTCGGTAAAGTTACCTCAACAAAATGACAATAAACCGAACACCGATAAGACTTTCCCCAGTCATGAAGAGTTCAATGATGTCGAAATGCAAGTTGTGGATAAAGAAGTTGCTTTACAG GGTAAATCAGTTATTTTGACATTGGATTCTAGCACAGAcattgttgcatatggtacaGTTGTTGAGGTCATTGGAGTTAATCACTCTCTCCATGGTGTTCCGTTACCCAAGAATTGTATGCGTGTATCCATCGATGAAGCAATGCAGAAATCAGCATGTTTGCCAGTTCCGATTCCCAATGAATGTGAAACTATTGGTGATGCTGTTGGAACCCATGTGGCTTGGCCAAAACACCTGCTGATGCTACGACAAAAG CGTGCTCTTGAGAATGGAAGGAAATTGTCAATTGCTTTAGATTATGAGGTATTTCAAGATGATTATGAACTGAACTTGCATCTTGAGGACATTAGTGCTTTGTATCACTTGGAGCCAATTTCAGGAAATTGTGTGGTTGTTTACATATGGTAA